The following proteins are encoded in a genomic region of Hirundo rustica isolate bHirRus1 chromosome 3, bHirRus1.pri.v3, whole genome shotgun sequence:
- the EPCAM gene encoding epithelial cell adhesion molecule — MVSGQCRCEAIGSGIAVDCNTLTSKCLLMKAEVMGSKSGRREKPKDAFEDTDGLYDPECENSGAFKAKQCNGTTCWCVNTAGVRRTDKHDADLKCNQLVRTRWIIIEMKHAERSAPLNAESLKKFFTDTITSRYQLDGRYITGVLYENPYITIDLKQNSSEKSFGDVDIADVAYYFEKDVKGQSIFHNNGLNVSIDNEPVKFERTVVYYVDEIPPEFSMKSLTPGLIAVIVVVVIAVVAAIVVLVLTRRRKGKYVKAEVKEMNEMHRGLNA; from the exons ATGGTCAGCGGGCAGTGCCGCTGCGAAGCCATCGGCTCCGGCATCGCCGTGGACTGCAACACCC TGACTTCGAAATGCCTGCTAATGAAAGCAGAAGTGATGGGCTCAAAATCGGGTCGTCGTGAGAAACCGAAAGATGCGTTTGAAGATACTGATGGCCTCTATGATCCTGAGTGTGAAAACAGTGGTGCTTTCAAGGCGAAGCAGTGCAATGGAACCACCTGTTGGTGTGTGAACACAGCTGGAGTTAGAAGAACTGACAAACACGACGCAGACTTGAAGTGCAATCAATTAGTCAGAACGAG GTGGATCATTATTGAAATGAAACATGCTGAGAGAAGTGCTCCTCTGAATGCTGAATCTTTAAAGAA GTTTTTCACAGATACCATTACCAGTCGTTACCAGCTGGATGGCCGCTACATAACCGGTGTTCTG TATGAAAACCCTTACATTACTATTGATTTGAAGCAAAATTCCTCAGAAAAATCGTTTGGAGATGTGGATATAGCTGATGTGGCCTACTACTTTGAAAAAGAT GTAAAAGGTCAATCCATTTTTCATAATAATGGGCTAAATGTCAGCATTGACAACGAACCGGTGAAGTTTGAGAGGACGGTGGTCTACTATGTTGATGAAATACCGCCTGAGTTTTCCATGAAGTCTCTCACCCCTGGTTTGATTGCTGTCATTGTAGTGGTGGTAATAGCAGTAGTAGCTGCAATTGTTGTTCTG GTCCTcacaaggaggaggaaagggaagtaCGTGAAAGCTGAg gTGAAGGAAATGAACGAAATGCATAGAGGACTGAATGCTTAA